Proteins from one Selenomonadales bacterium genomic window:
- a CDS encoding transcriptional repressor, whose protein sequence is MPRPSAAKSDARLDSAKRECHSKYIKQKLRCAVLLEHSVVEEVRDILKEREFRLTPQREAILKILLDHKDTHLTAEDIYQMTRDKNPEIGLATVYRTLDLFAGLGILSRLDFGEGGRKYELAGEREKHYHHHLLCLGCGDIIEFNEDLLEELEERISASKNFKIVDHSLRFFGFCHACRDKHES, encoded by the coding sequence ATGCCGCGGCCGTCAGCGGCGAAGAGTGACGCGCGACTTGACAGCGCTAAACGAGAGTGTCATTCTAAGTACATCAAACAAAAGTTGAGGTGTGCCGTATTGCTCGAACACTCTGTGGTGGAGGAAGTCCGCGACATCCTAAAGGAACGCGAGTTTAGGCTGACTCCGCAGCGCGAAGCGATTCTTAAGATTTTGCTTGACCATAAAGATACACATTTGACCGCGGAAGACATATACCAGATGACGCGCGACAAGAACCCCGAAATTGGGCTGGCCACCGTATACCGCACCTTAGACCTATTTGCGGGGCTAGGCATCCTCTCGCGTTTAGACTTTGGCGAGGGCGGCAGAAAGTACGAGCTCGCCGGGGAGCGCGAAAAGCATTACCACCACCACCTGCTTTGCCTAGGCTGCGGCGACATAATTGAGTTTAACGAAGACTTGCTGGAAGAACTAGAGGAGCGCATTTCAGCCAGTAAGAACTTCAAAATAGTTGACCACAGCTTGCGCTTCTTTGGCTTCTGCCACGCTTGCCGGGACAAGCATGAAAGCTAA
- a CDS encoding nucleotidyltransferase domain-containing protein: MNAESVDVRPIDLAIIWQILRAVLPPKAVVWVFGSRAKRTARAFSDLDLVVDAGRPLTHGETTQLSIQFEESSLPYTVDVVDWRAVSASFREAIGQDRVLLPQETAPAAFDSRNPSVVDL; encoded by the coding sequence ATGAATGCAGAGTCTGTTGATGTTCGGCCGATTGATCTGGCTATTATCTGGCAAATACTCAGAGCCGTCCTGCCCCCCAAAGCAGTTGTCTGGGTGTTTGGCTCACGTGCTAAGCGGACGGCTCGCGCATTCTCGGACTTGGACTTGGTCGTTGATGCCGGACGCCCCTTAACCCATGGCGAAACGACACAGCTAAGCATTCAGTTCGAGGAGTCAAGCCTTCCCTACACGGTAGATGTCGTCGATTGGCGTGCTGTTTCCGCGAGTTTTCGAGAGGCTATAGGGCAGGACCGCGTGTTACTGCCGCAGGAAACTGCCCCCGCCGCTTTTGACAGCCGCAACCCAAGCGTGGTAGACTTGTAG
- a CDS encoding nucleotidyltransferase substrate binding protein, with protein MKLDLSSLHKAIAQLVEALAYCDSELARRDQRLAFHLRAGAIQAFEFTYELAVKMLRRFLEMTESNPSAVSEMSFNDLIRLGAQRGLVSRELADWQQFRKDRGTTSHTYDEAKAQEVYKSIPKFLTEARYLAAQIAKRQEGQA; from the coding sequence ATGAAACTAGACCTATCTTCGCTGCATAAGGCTATAGCCCAATTAGTGGAAGCCCTAGCTTACTGCGATTCTGAGCTAGCACGCCGAGACCAACGCCTTGCCTTTCATTTGCGAGCTGGTGCCATTCAGGCGTTTGAGTTTACTTACGAGCTTGCGGTCAAAATGCTGCGCCGATTTCTGGAGATGACAGAAAGCAACCCTTCAGCAGTCAGTGAAATGAGCTTCAATGACCTCATACGCCTAGGTGCCCAGCGTGGACTCGTAAGCAGAGAGCTAGCGGACTGGCAGCAGTTTCGCAAGGACCGGGGGACCACTAGTCATACGTATGACGAAGCAAAAGCACAAGAGGTATATAAGTCCATCCCCAAGTTCCTTACCGAAGCGAGGTATTTGGCGGCGCAAATCGCGAAAAGGCAGGAGGGCCAAGCATGA
- a CDS encoding response regulator translates to MDDDPLTLDALRASCEAAGFELINAQDGPSALRLAMRERPDLIILNGLLPATSRLEVVREVRRNTLVSHVPIMILASGSTTEDVVAALDAGADDFLHKPFDLCELMARIKSQLRRSCQERSLNPLTGLPGNVTIEAEFKRLVAAKKPFAVIYADIDNFKSVNDAYGFLQGDEGIKLLAAILLDAVRRFGHPYDFVGHVGGDDFVVCTTPDKADAVCQHIIRLFTAQVPFLYHPLDRARGYIAGVNRQGQAVRHTVATISLAVVTNERRAIESHWEIGEIAAELKRAGKQIPHSIYIKDLRGTGEGQEAPPAERPDFSSLPPTALVTDDPVLRVVSPTIFRRHGFTVRICDTLAEATSLCPAVLIIDTETRAVDSEAVLAWARTGRPVILLGFLLDDSLRGVASGAVAKLEKPVDLSTCAEHLGYLYRQLLSRAKASKFHAAAVSGEE, encoded by the coding sequence GTGGACGACGACCCGCTGACACTTGATGCTCTGCGGGCTAGTTGCGAGGCGGCGGGCTTTGAGCTAATTAACGCCCAGGATGGACCAAGTGCGCTCCGCCTCGCCATGCGCGAGCGCCCCGACCTCATTATCCTTAACGGGTTGCTGCCGGCAACCTCGCGCTTAGAGGTTGTGCGCGAGGTGCGACGCAACACGCTTGTTTCCCATGTGCCGATTATGATTCTCGCCTCCGGCAGCACGACGGAAGACGTCGTGGCAGCACTCGACGCCGGCGCCGACGATTTCTTACATAAACCCTTCGACTTGTGTGAGTTAATGGCCAGGATAAAGTCGCAGCTTAGGCGGTCCTGTCAGGAGCGCTCCCTTAACCCCTTGACCGGGCTTCCCGGCAATGTCACTATTGAAGCCGAGTTTAAGCGACTCGTGGCAGCCAAGAAGCCTTTCGCGGTAATCTACGCCGACATCGACAACTTTAAATCCGTCAATGACGCCTACGGATTTCTGCAGGGCGATGAAGGGATAAAACTGCTGGCGGCGATTCTCCTTGACGCCGTGCGTAGGTTTGGCCACCCCTACGATTTTGTGGGGCACGTAGGCGGAGACGACTTTGTCGTCTGTACCACGCCCGACAAAGCAGATGCGGTCTGCCAACACATTATTCGTTTGTTTACGGCCCAAGTGCCTTTTCTCTATCATCCCCTCGACCGCGCGCGCGGCTATATTGCCGGCGTCAATCGACAAGGGCAGGCAGTCCGCCACACCGTCGCCACCATCAGCCTGGCCGTAGTTACGAACGAGCGTCGGGCGATTGAGTCGCACTGGGAGATTGGCGAGATTGCCGCAGAGCTTAAGCGCGCCGGCAAGCAGATTCCGCACAGCATCTATATTAAGGACCTGCGCGGCACGGGAGAGGGGCAGGAGGCGCCCCCGGCTGAGCGTCCGGATTTCTCGTCCTTACCGCCGACGGCACTCGTTACGGACGACCCGGTGCTTAGGGTGGTCAGTCCCACTATCTTTAGGCGCCATGGCTTTACGGTGCGCATTTGCGACACCTTAGCTGAGGCGACGAGTCTCTGCCCGGCTGTGCTGATTATAGACACAGAGACGCGCGCCGTCGACAGCGAAGCCGTTTTGGCTTGGGCAAGGACGGGTAGGCCGGTTATTCTGCTAGGCTTCCTGCTTGACGACTCTTTGCGCGGCGTAGCTTCCGGGGCGGTAGCCAAACTAGAGAAACCGGTCGACCTTTCGACATGTGCGGAACACCTCGGTTACCTGTATAGGCAGCTGCTGTCGCGCGCTAAGGCGAGCAAGTTCCATGCCGCGGCCGTCAGCGGCGAAGAGTGA
- the trxB gene encoding thioredoxin-disulfide reductase encodes MILPEVYDVLVIGGGPAGLTAALYTARARLRTLLLERLAPGGQMATTAHVENYPGFPEGLNGVDLSLRMLEQAERFNAEIVYDEAQSLELSGPVKVVRGLGGTYEARAVIVAAGASPRRLGVPGEEKFIGAGVSYCATCDGALYTGKRVVVVGGADSAVEEASFLTRFAAQVTIVHRRDRLRATPIIVERALGNPKIQVMYDTVVEAIYGERAVTSVMVRNVKSNATETIAADGVFVYIGLVPNAEFVRDSLPKDQSGYLLANEHDLSTAVPGVFVAGDVRPKGLRQVATAVGDGALAANSVEKYLSGVPNHG; translated from the coding sequence ATTATTCTGCCTGAGGTATATGATGTGCTTGTTATCGGCGGCGGACCGGCCGGCCTCACCGCCGCACTCTACACGGCGCGCGCTAGGCTGCGTACGCTTTTGCTCGAACGCTTAGCCCCGGGCGGCCAAATGGCGACTACCGCGCACGTAGAAAACTACCCCGGCTTTCCAGAAGGCCTGAACGGGGTAGACCTTTCGCTACGCATGCTAGAGCAAGCCGAGCGCTTTAATGCCGAGATTGTCTATGACGAAGCGCAAAGCCTAGAGCTTAGCGGGCCCGTCAAAGTTGTGCGCGGCCTCGGAGGGACATATGAAGCGCGAGCGGTTATCGTAGCCGCAGGCGCATCTCCGCGCCGCCTCGGTGTACCGGGGGAAGAGAAATTTATCGGCGCGGGTGTCTCTTATTGCGCGACCTGTGACGGCGCGCTGTACACCGGCAAGCGCGTGGTGGTGGTAGGCGGCGCGGATTCAGCCGTGGAGGAAGCATCGTTCCTAACGCGTTTCGCCGCGCAGGTGACGATTGTCCACCGCCGCGACCGCTTGCGCGCTACCCCGATTATTGTCGAGCGTGCGCTAGGTAACCCCAAAATCCAAGTAATGTACGATACCGTGGTCGAAGCCATCTACGGCGAGCGAGCGGTGACGAGTGTTATGGTGCGCAACGTCAAGTCGAACGCCACAGAGACAATCGCTGCCGACGGGGTGTTTGTCTACATCGGGCTAGTGCCAAACGCCGAGTTCGTGCGCGATAGCCTGCCTAAAGACCAAAGCGGGTATTTGCTGGCTAACGAACACGACCTTTCGACTGCGGTTCCGGGCGTATTTGTGGCCGGCGACGTGCGCCCCAAAGGCCTGCGTCAGGTAGCGACAGCAGTAGGGGACGGGGCCTTAGCCGCTAATAGCGTGGAAAAGTACCTGAGCGGAGTACCTAACCATGGGTGA
- the selB gene encoding selenocysteine-specific translation elongation factor: MKHLIVGTAGHIDHGKTTLIKALTGIDCDRLKEEKERGITIDLGFAYFDLPSGRRAGIVDVPGHERFIKNMLAGVGGMDLVLLVVAADEGVMPQTTEHLHILSLLQVKRGIVVITKADLVEPDWLDLVMLDIEEKVRGTVMADAPVIAVSAHTGEGLAELTAAIDRLGEDLAERDAHLPFRLPVDRVFTLQGFGTVVTGTLLSGTARVGDQVLLYPAELPLRVRGVGVHGVQVESAQAGQRVALNLASVTVDAISRGDVLAAKGYLSPSMMLDVRLSLLPDVDKLLANRARLRLYVGTAEILCRAVLLDRDELLPGESAYAQLRLEAPTAVLAGDRFVLRSYSPLVTLGGGTILDPNPKKRKRFRERGLAELAVLESGSTEEIVSQYLLEHSDKLYTRETLLRVITRADCEEALEKLLTDDYVVSVHADDAEYLFHRARLKSLTDQVATAVGEYHRRFPLRAGIPREELRHRVLSGASSRVFAAVLLELQAESPLNLTTKSVALPDFRVEFTGKWSRAREAVIAALLAQPFSPPSPEELRPELRLSPEDMKELLDALADTQEIVKVAEGMYFHASAVSRARELLIAHFGTEGELSLAAFRTYIDSSRKYALPLLEYFDQQRVTYRVGETRRLH; this comes from the coding sequence ATGAAGCATCTTATTGTAGGCACCGCCGGCCACATTGACCACGGCAAGACAACGTTAATTAAGGCCCTAACCGGCATCGACTGCGACCGCCTCAAGGAAGAGAAGGAGCGCGGCATCACCATTGACCTCGGCTTCGCCTACTTTGATTTGCCCAGTGGCAGGCGGGCGGGCATTGTCGATGTCCCCGGGCATGAGCGCTTCATCAAGAACATGCTAGCCGGCGTTGGGGGCATGGATTTGGTGCTCTTGGTCGTGGCCGCCGACGAGGGAGTAATGCCGCAAACCACCGAACACCTGCACATTTTGTCGCTCTTGCAGGTAAAGCGCGGTATTGTCGTAATTACCAAAGCCGACTTAGTAGAACCCGACTGGCTCGATCTAGTGATGCTCGACATCGAAGAGAAGGTGCGCGGCACGGTCATGGCCGATGCACCGGTGATTGCGGTTTCGGCCCATACAGGCGAGGGTCTGGCGGAACTAACCGCGGCCATCGACCGCCTAGGTGAGGATTTGGCCGAGCGCGACGCCCACCTGCCGTTTCGGCTGCCCGTAGACCGCGTTTTTACACTGCAGGGCTTTGGCACGGTAGTAACCGGCACCTTGCTTTCCGGCACTGCCCGGGTAGGCGACCAGGTTCTGCTCTATCCGGCCGAATTGCCGCTGCGCGTGCGCGGTGTGGGCGTGCATGGAGTGCAAGTTGAGTCAGCGCAGGCCGGACAGCGCGTGGCGCTAAACCTCGCGTCCGTTACTGTCGACGCCATTTCGCGCGGCGACGTATTAGCGGCCAAGGGGTATCTTTCGCCAAGCATGATGCTCGATGTCCGCCTCTCTCTCCTGCCTGATGTCGACAAGCTGCTGGCTAATCGCGCGCGTTTGCGCCTCTATGTCGGCACGGCAGAAATCCTCTGCCGCGCCGTGTTGCTTGACCGCGATGAGCTTCTCCCGGGCGAAAGCGCTTACGCGCAGCTGCGCCTGGAGGCGCCGACGGCTGTTTTGGCGGGCGACAGGTTTGTTTTGCGCTCGTATTCACCTCTGGTCACTTTAGGCGGCGGCACTATTCTCGACCCGAACCCAAAAAAGCGCAAGCGGTTTCGCGAGCGTGGCCTAGCCGAGCTAGCCGTACTAGAAAGCGGCAGTACGGAGGAGATTGTAAGTCAGTATCTGCTTGAGCACAGCGACAAGCTCTACACGCGCGAGACGTTACTGCGCGTAATTACGCGGGCGGACTGCGAGGAAGCGCTAGAAAAGCTCTTAACCGACGACTACGTAGTCAGCGTACACGCTGACGATGCCGAATACCTGTTTCATCGCGCTCGCCTCAAGTCCTTAACCGACCAAGTAGCAACCGCAGTCGGCGAATACCACCGCCGCTTCCCACTCCGCGCGGGCATACCGCGCGAGGAGCTCAGGCATAGGGTGTTAAGCGGTGCTAGTAGTCGAGTCTTTGCTGCTGTACTCCTAGAGCTACAAGCGGAGTCACCCCTAAACCTGACGACAAAATCTGTGGCCCTGCCTGACTTTCGCGTGGAGTTTACGGGCAAGTGGAGTCGCGCCCGCGAGGCAGTTATCGCCGCGCTCTTAGCGCAGCCGTTCTCCCCACCTTCGCCTGAGGAGCTAAGACCCGAACTGCGTCTGTCTCCGGAAGACATGAAGGAGCTCCTAGACGCCCTGGCAGATACACAGGAAATAGTTAAGGTGGCGGAAGGCATGTACTTTCACGCCTCGGCCGTGAGCCGCGCGCGCGAGCTCCTAATCGCGCATTTTGGCACTGAGGGGGAACTCTCCCTTGCCGCATTTCGAACCTACATCGACAGCAGCCGCAAATACGCTCTACCGCTGCTTGAGTACTTCGACCAACAGCGCGTCACCTACCGTGTCGGGGAAACACGCAGGCTGCATTAG
- a CDS encoding heavy-metal-associated domain-containing protein — MSRALSALPGVRTVAVDLANRKVTVSYDPGLVSLAAMRGAISSAGYEAEA; from the coding sequence GTGAGTCGAGCGTTATCGGCGTTACCTGGTGTACGAACCGTCGCGGTAGATTTAGCTAACCGCAAAGTGACCGTCTCTTACGACCCGGGGCTCGTGTCTTTAGCGGCCATGCGCGGCGCTATTTCGTCCGCAGGCTACGAAGCCGAGGCCTAG
- a CDS encoding ThiF family adenylyltransferase has protein sequence MERYARQIVLPFVGPEGQAKLAAAKVTVVGCGALGTVSAELLVRAGVGCVQVIDRDVVELSNLQRQLLYTERDAALRLPKAVALTAHLKAINSSVEVLGVVADFSGSKAKKLLAGSTAVIDATDNYATRFTINDACLELGLPWAYGGALGSRGMTATFRPGGACFRCLFSELPALGAGDSCELTGVLASVTAIVGSLQVTEAIKLIVAPELVRGNVLEFDVWQGGFHTFSLKRDAACPACQGGQRLFLADDSAAQTSVICGRNSVLLYSGTDEVDLPALSRVLAAKGLEVKETKYSLRVEFLEREVIVFSDGRALVNGTSDVHEARRVFQAALGT, from the coding sequence ATGGAACGCTACGCACGCCAAATCGTACTGCCCTTCGTTGGGCCAGAAGGCCAAGCGAAGCTCGCCGCGGCAAAAGTTACGGTAGTCGGCTGCGGAGCCCTCGGCACCGTGTCAGCCGAGCTTTTGGTGCGCGCCGGAGTGGGTTGTGTGCAGGTCATCGACCGAGATGTCGTCGAGCTCTCGAACCTGCAGCGGCAGCTGCTCTACACCGAGCGCGATGCCGCCCTGCGACTGCCTAAGGCCGTAGCCTTGACGGCGCATCTTAAGGCGATTAACAGCTCAGTCGAGGTCTTAGGCGTCGTAGCCGACTTTAGCGGCAGTAAAGCCAAAAAGTTGCTCGCCGGGAGCACGGCCGTCATTGACGCCACGGACAACTACGCCACGCGTTTTACCATTAACGACGCTTGCCTGGAGTTAGGGTTACCGTGGGCCTACGGCGGGGCGCTCGGCAGTCGCGGCATGACGGCCACGTTTCGCCCCGGCGGCGCATGCTTTCGCTGTCTTTTTAGCGAGCTTCCGGCCTTAGGAGCAGGCGACAGCTGTGAACTTACGGGCGTGTTGGCCTCGGTCACCGCCATTGTAGGCTCGCTGCAGGTGACGGAAGCGATTAAGCTGATTGTGGCGCCGGAGCTTGTGCGGGGGAACGTGCTCGAGTTTGATGTGTGGCAAGGTGGTTTCCACACATTCTCACTAAAGCGTGACGCAGCCTGTCCGGCTTGCCAAGGCGGCCAGCGCCTGTTTCTGGCGGACGACTCCGCCGCCCAGACTAGCGTCATCTGCGGGCGCAACAGCGTGCTTCTTTACTCCGGCACGGACGAAGTAGATTTGCCCGCACTCTCCCGCGTGTTGGCGGCGAAAGGGCTAGAGGTTAAAGAGACGAAGTATAGCTTGCGCGTTGAGTTTCTGGAACGCGAGGTGATTGTTTTCTCCGACGGACGTGCCCTAGTTAACGGGACTAGCGACGTGCACGAGGCCCGCCGCGTTTTTCAGGCTGCCCTAGGTACTTGA
- a CDS encoding LysR family transcriptional regulator yields the protein MNVNYFRTFLCVIEAGSFSAAARQLGLTQPAVSMQIQALEDYFGTKLIERQGRTLELTRAGEEAAVNIGLFVESLDATRKQIDEMSTEIAGPVLLGASTVPGEQLCPLLFSMLIKRFPRVRPRLIVDSTTSILEKLERRELDLALVGAQPKSASLRAEPVYTDEIVLLLHPTNPLALQKTVRGEALYREPFVGRVAGSGSRIVYERELAAAGIIPGRLHAVVEVGSAVAAVNAVEAGIGVALVSVFAAEGALRQNTVVARRLAGLTMLRPIYLVTNNRYLSRAVAETAAVLRSAEARQAIEGRRGLWPLE from the coding sequence GTGAACGTCAACTACTTTCGCACGTTTCTCTGCGTGATTGAGGCTGGGTCCTTTTCGGCCGCCGCCAGGCAGCTAGGCCTGACGCAACCGGCTGTAAGTATGCAGATACAGGCCCTCGAAGACTACTTCGGCACTAAACTAATTGAGCGACAGGGGCGTACCCTCGAACTGACGCGGGCCGGGGAAGAGGCTGCGGTGAATATCGGCCTGTTTGTCGAGTCGCTCGACGCGACGCGCAAGCAGATAGACGAGATGTCTACAGAAATTGCCGGTCCCGTACTGCTCGGTGCGAGTACCGTGCCGGGCGAGCAGCTCTGTCCGCTCTTGTTTAGCATGCTTATCAAGCGGTTTCCGCGCGTGCGCCCGCGCCTGATAGTGGACAGCACCACCAGCATTCTCGAAAAGCTCGAGCGGCGCGAGCTCGACCTGGCCTTGGTGGGCGCCCAGCCAAAAAGTGCGAGCCTTCGCGCCGAACCGGTTTACACCGATGAAATTGTCTTGCTCCTGCATCCCACCAATCCACTCGCCCTGCAAAAGACAGTGCGCGGCGAGGCGCTCTACCGCGAGCCGTTTGTCGGCCGGGTAGCCGGTTCCGGCAGTCGCATTGTTTACGAGCGCGAGTTAGCCGCCGCAGGCATAATCCCCGGCCGCCTGCATGCTGTGGTGGAGGTAGGCTCGGCCGTAGCGGCGGTAAACGCCGTCGAGGCGGGGATTGGGGTTGCGCTTGTCTCTGTCTTTGCCGCGGAAGGCGCCCTGCGGCAGAACACAGTTGTTGCGCGACGCCTCGCTGGGTTGACAATGTTGCGCCCTATCTATCTAGTAACCAACAATCGCTATTTAAGCCGCGCCGTGGCAGAAACCGCCGCCGTGTTGCGTTCGGCGGAAGCGCGGCAAGCCATAGAAGGGAGGAGAGGGCTGTGGCCTTTAGAATAA
- the selA gene encoding L-seryl-tRNA(Sec) selenium transferase — protein sequence MGDELYRLLPQVDEVLRTPTFAALSAQFGRSAVQQALREELQHLRQTIAAGKTKASDIALAIDNLKDALPKRILKHARQSLRRVVNGTGVLLHTNLGRAPLAPSAIQAIVEAARGYSTLEYNLEQKERGSRQDHVRDLLTELTGAEDAYVVNNNAAAVLLVLSALTAKREVVVSRGELVEVGGSFRIPEIIEQGGARLKEVGSTNKTHLCDYERAISSETAALLKVHTSNYRIVGFTAAVEASDLVALARAHGLLAIWDLGSGVLVPDFAEPTVKDAVAQGLDLVTFSGDKLMGGPQAGVIVGRRAHIEVIKRHPLARALRIDKLTLAALEATLRLYRYSETEDQVPLLGMYRRSTAELQTAAESLVAAINGMDCLRAKAVASVGQMGGGAMPTQEIPSVAVAITSDKLSATQLEESLRNAAVPVIARLVQDEVWLDMRTILAGEADDILSALAAAHSACRDRQA from the coding sequence ATGGGTGACGAGCTGTATCGTCTGCTGCCGCAGGTTGACGAAGTGCTGCGCACGCCGACCTTTGCCGCGCTCAGCGCGCAGTTTGGCCGTTCGGCTGTGCAACAGGCACTGCGGGAGGAGCTGCAGCATTTGCGCCAAACTATTGCCGCAGGTAAGACTAAGGCTAGCGACATTGCGCTCGCTATAGATAATCTCAAAGACGCGTTGCCAAAGCGGATTCTTAAGCACGCGCGCCAAAGCCTGCGGCGGGTAGTTAACGGCACAGGCGTCCTGCTTCACACTAACCTTGGACGCGCTCCCTTAGCCCCTAGCGCTATCCAGGCAATTGTTGAGGCCGCGCGCGGGTATTCGACACTTGAGTACAACCTAGAACAAAAGGAGCGCGGCTCGCGCCAAGACCACGTGCGCGATCTCCTTACGGAACTGACCGGCGCCGAAGACGCCTACGTCGTCAACAATAACGCCGCCGCCGTGCTCCTAGTGTTGTCGGCATTAACCGCTAAGCGCGAAGTCGTAGTGTCGCGGGGCGAACTTGTAGAGGTAGGCGGCTCCTTTCGGATTCCGGAAATTATCGAGCAGGGCGGCGCCCGGCTTAAAGAAGTGGGCTCTACTAACAAAACGCATCTCTGCGACTACGAGCGGGCAATTTCGTCCGAGACTGCGGCACTGCTTAAGGTACATACCAGCAACTACCGCATCGTCGGGTTTACTGCGGCAGTAGAGGCGTCGGACCTAGTGGCCTTAGCGCGCGCGCACGGACTCCTCGCTATCTGGGACCTTGGCAGCGGGGTTCTGGTGCCCGACTTTGCCGAGCCGACAGTCAAAGACGCGGTGGCGCAAGGGCTAGACCTCGTCACCTTTAGCGGCGACAAGCTGATGGGTGGACCGCAGGCGGGGGTTATTGTAGGCCGGCGCGCGCATATCGAAGTTATCAAGCGGCATCCGCTCGCGCGTGCGCTGCGCATAGATAAGCTCACGCTAGCGGCCTTGGAGGCGACGTTGCGCCTCTACCGCTACAGCGAAACAGAAGACCAAGTGCCGCTCCTCGGCATGTACAGACGCAGCACAGCAGAGCTGCAAACTGCGGCAGAATCCCTCGTGGCGGCCATCAACGGCATGGATTGCCTGCGCGCGAAAGCTGTAGCCTCAGTCGGGCAGATGGGCGGAGGCGCCATGCCCACACAGGAGATACCAAGCGTGGCGGTGGCTATCACCTCGGACAAACTGAGCGCCACACAGCTCGAAGAGAGTTTGCGCAACGCCGCCGTCCCGGTCATCGCGCGCTTGGTGCAGGATGAAGTATGGCTGGACATGCGCACAATTCTAGCCGGCGAGGCGGACGACATATTGTCCGCTTTAGCCGCAGCACACAGCGCTTGCAGGGACCGGCAGGCATGA
- a CDS encoding metal-sensitive transcriptional regulator, with translation MKANRDAVLRRLRRIEGQVRGLARMVEEDRYCIDVLTQLAAIRAALAQVGVEVLDAHARGCLTAAVQSGQSDAAIDEFLDALERFMK, from the coding sequence ATGAAAGCTAATCGCGACGCGGTTCTGCGCCGTTTGCGCCGCATCGAAGGTCAGGTGCGGGGCCTAGCGCGCATGGTGGAGGAAGACCGCTATTGCATCGATGTTTTGACGCAGTTAGCCGCCATTCGCGCGGCCCTAGCACAGGTAGGCGTCGAGGTGCTAGACGCACACGCACGCGGTTGTCTCACCGCCGCCGTGCAGTCCGGTCAGTCTGACGCAGCCATTGACGAGTTTTTAGACGCGCTGGAAAGATTCATGAAATAG
- the selD gene encoding selenide, water dikinase SelD, whose product MPEPQDPRILVGLETSDDAGVYLLGDDCALVQTLDFFSPLTDDPYLFGQIAAANSLSDVYAMGGKPLTALNIACYAPCVPLPLMGEVLRGGADKAAEAGVVILGGHTVENADMKYGLAVTGTVNPKKIVKNSGARAGDSIILTKPLGTGIITTAYKAELADDTHLQAALNSMAELNKTAAEVFSAYTVHGGTDVTGFGLLGHAVEVARASKVELVLTADAIPLLPGTLDYAAMGLIPAGAYRNAEYFGSSVSIDPAIPEALVDALYDPQTSGGLFFTLPPAEAARALAALRQAGVPAAIVGRCEAGAAGRVRGERREVRGER is encoded by the coding sequence TTGCCTGAGCCACAAGACCCACGCATTCTCGTCGGGCTTGAGACCAGTGACGACGCTGGCGTCTATCTGCTCGGCGACGACTGCGCCTTAGTCCAAACGCTAGATTTCTTCTCTCCGCTGACGGACGACCCCTATCTGTTTGGCCAAATTGCCGCAGCTAACTCCTTAAGCGACGTCTACGCCATGGGAGGAAAGCCCCTTACCGCTCTAAATATCGCGTGTTACGCGCCGTGCGTGCCGCTACCCTTGATGGGCGAGGTGCTGCGTGGCGGTGCGGATAAGGCGGCGGAAGCTGGTGTCGTCATCCTAGGCGGCCACACGGTAGAGAATGCCGATATGAAATACGGATTAGCCGTCACCGGCACCGTTAATCCAAAGAAGATAGTAAAAAACAGCGGGGCCAGGGCTGGCGACAGCATTATCCTCACGAAGCCCCTCGGGACCGGCATTATTACGACAGCCTACAAGGCCGAGCTGGCTGATGATACGCACCTGCAGGCCGCACTTAACAGCATGGCCGAGCTTAACAAGACTGCCGCGGAGGTTTTCTCTGCCTACACCGTGCACGGCGGCACAGATGTTACCGGGTTTGGGCTGCTCGGACACGCCGTTGAAGTCGCGCGCGCCAGCAAAGTAGAACTTGTGCTCACCGCCGACGCCATCCCACTCCTCCCCGGCACGCTTGACTACGCCGCCATGGGCCTAATCCCGGCCGGGGCTTACCGTAACGCCGAGTACTTCGGCAGCTCCGTATCCATCGACCCGGCCATCCCCGAAGCTCTAGTCGACGCCCTCTACGACCCGCAAACGAGCGGCGGGCTGTTCTTTACGCTGCCGCCCGCCGAGGCCGCGCGTGCCCTAGCCGCCCTCCGGCAAGCCGGCGTTCCTGCGGCAATTGTCGGCCGCTGCGAAGCCGGCGCAGCGGGAAGGGTGAGAGGCGAGAGGCGAGAGGTGAGAGGTGAGAGGTGA